The following are encoded together in the Patagioenas fasciata isolate bPatFas1 chromosome 7, bPatFas1.hap1, whole genome shotgun sequence genome:
- the STEAP3 gene encoding metalloreductase STEAP3: MSGGDMAKPLLGHQSMEGDPSIKPAAGRTIGVLGSGDFARSLALRLVCSGFKVVVGSRNPKRKAGLFPSAAEVTFQAEAVKKTDVIFVAVFREHYSTLCDLADLLAGKILVDVSNNSEFNHHKESNAEYLASLFPACTVVKGFNVVSAWTLQSGARDGNKQVLICSNNQEAKRTVAEIAQAMGFTPVDMGCMSSAREIENIPLRLLPAWKIPIFLALGLFLCFFTYNLIRQVIHPYIREQKNKLYKIPIEVVNTTLPCVAYVMLSLVYLPGVLAACSQLYYGTKYRRFPDWLDQWLQHRKQIGLLSFFCAALHAVYSLCLPMRRSHRYQLIEMAVKQAVEKKMNVWVEEEVWRMEIYISVGIIALGLLSLLAITSLPSIANSLNWREFSFIQSTLGFIALVISTLHTLTYGWSRAFDENQYKFYLPPTYTLTLLVPCTVILAKVIFSLPCIQHRLLRIRRGWEKGRYVKFVLPSTTEEYSSGETSSNV; encoded by the exons ATGTCTGGAGGAGACATGGCCAAACCCCTCCTGGGTCACCAGAGCATGGAGGGTGACCCCAGCATCAAGCCTGCAGCTGGCCGCACCATCGGGGTGCTGGGGAGCGGGGACTTCGCCCGGTCATTGGCCCTCCGCCTGGTGTGCTCCGGGTTCAAGGTGGTGGTTGGCAGCCGCAACCCGAAGCGCAAAGCCGGCCTCTTCCCTTCTGCAGCAGAAGTCACCTTCCAGGCTGAGGCGGTGAAGAAGACGGATGTCATTTTTGTGGCGGTTTTCAGGGAACACTACTCCACCCTCTGTGACCTGGCTGATCTGCTGGCGGGCAAGATCCTGGTGGACGTTAGTAACAACTCCGAGTTCAACCATCACAAAGAATCCAATGCCGAGTACTTGGCTTCCCTGTTCCCAGCTTGCACTGTGGTCAAGGGGTTTAATGTGGTTTCTGCGTGGACACTGCAGTCAGGTGCCAGGGATGGAAATAAGCAG GTTCTGATTTGCTCAAATAACCAAGAAGCCAAGCGCACTGTAGCAGAAATTGCTCAAGCCATGGGATTCACCCCTGTGGACATGGGCTGCATGTCATCAGCTCGTGAGATCGAGAACATTCCCCTGCGCCTCTTACCAGCCTGGAAAATCCCCATCTTTTTAGCTTTGGGGCTCTTTCTTTGCTTCTTCACTTACAACCTGATCCGGCAGGTCATCCACCCTTACATCAGGGAGCAGAAGAACAAGTTGTACAAGATCCCAATCGAGGTGGTAAACACAACACTGCCTTGTGTGGCCTATGTCATGCTGTCTCTCGTCTACTTGCCCGGGGTGCTGGCAGCCTGCTCGCAGCTCTACTACGGCACCAAATACAGGCGTTTTCCAGATTGGCTCGACCAGTGGCTCCAGCACCGAAAGCAGATTGGGCTCCTCAGCTTCTTCTGTGCGGCTTTGCACGCCGTGTACAGCCTCTGTCTGCCCATGCGCCGCTCCCACCGCTACCAGCTAATCGAGATGGCCGTCAAGCAG GCTGTGGAGAAGAAGATGAATGTCTGGGTAGAGGAGGAAGTCTGGAGGATGGAGATTTATATCTCTGTTGGAATAATTGCCCTGGGCTTGCTGTCGTTACTTGCCATCACTTCACTTCCATCCATCGCAAACTCTCTCAACTGGAGGGAATTCAGTTTCATTCAG TCCACCCTTGGATTTATTGCTTTGGTAATCAGCACGCTGCACACGCTGACGTACGGATGGTCGCGGGCTTTCGATGAGAACCAGTACAAATTCTACCTGCCCCCGACCTACACCCTCACGCTGCTCGTTCCATGTACTGTCATCCTCGCCAAAGTCATCTTCAGCTTGCCCTGCATCCAGCACAGACTGCTGCGAATCAGGAGGGGCTGGGAGAAGGGGCGATACGTGAAGTTTGTTCTGCCCAGCACAACGGAGGAATATTCAAGCGGGGAGACCTCTAGCAATGTCTAA
- the C7H2orf76 gene encoding UPF0538 protein C2orf76 homolog isoform X3 produces the protein MSAESSTITVRLVRSFEHRNFRPVVYHGVNLDQTVKQFINFVRKDVPSRTGLPPPFKNYKYDTMKIIHQAHKSKTGELVVSLEDDDKLILKEDSTLKAAGVANETELAFFCEEDYRNYKANPVSAW, from the exons ATGTCAGCAGAAAGCTCAACCATCACAGTCCGTCTTGTTCGCTCTTTTGAACACCGGAACTTCAGACCTGTGGTGTATCATGGGGTTAACTTGGATCAGACAGTAAAGCAGTTCATTAATTTTGTGCGGAAGG atGTGCCTTCAAGAACAGGACTTCCTCCTCCTTTCAAAAATTACAAGTATg ACACAATGAAGATTATTCACCAAGCACACAAATCTAAG ACTGGTGAACTTGTAGTGAGCTTGGAAGATGATGACAAACTGATTTTGAAAGAAGACAGTACGCTGAAAGCAGCTGGAGTAG CAAATGAGACCGAATTAGCATTCTTCTGTGAGGAAGATTACAGAAACTACAAAGCTAATCCTGTTTCAGCCTGGTGA
- the C7H2orf76 gene encoding UPF0538 protein C2orf76 homolog isoform X1 — protein sequence MSAESSTITVRLVRSFEHRNFRPVVYHGVNLDQTVKQFINFVRKDVPSRTGLPPPFKNYKYDTMKIIHQAHKSKTGELVVSLEDDDKLILKEDSTLKAAGVGYDDENFVSYEWSLCSKILKKSSFFNKKWTRVNKGSMIAYATSPHFVRFKSVRRFEISCWHITLFQYPVWTRFARMKQRIAVRKSGKFGDTQNIFPKVQLIALGTSQGWAREL from the exons ATGTCAGCAGAAAGCTCAACCATCACAGTCCGTCTTGTTCGCTCTTTTGAACACCGGAACTTCAGACCTGTGGTGTATCATGGGGTTAACTTGGATCAGACAGTAAAGCAGTTCATTAATTTTGTGCGGAAGG atGTGCCTTCAAGAACAGGACTTCCTCCTCCTTTCAAAAATTACAAGTATg ACACAATGAAGATTATTCACCAAGCACACAAATCTAAG ACTGGTGAACTTGTAGTGAGCTTGGAAGATGATGACAAACTGATTTTGAAAGAAGACAGTACGCTGAAAGCAGCTGGAGTAG GCTATGATGATGAAAATTTTGTAAGTTATGAGTGGAGTCTTTGTAGTAAAATCTTGAAGAAGTCCTCCTTCTTCAACAAGAAGTGGACAAGAGTAAACAAAGGAAGTATGATAGCATATGCCACTAGTCCTCATTTTGTACGGTTTAAATCAGTAAGAAGATTTGAAATCTCCTGTTGGCATATTACCTTGTTCCAATATCCAGTCTGGACAAGATTTGCTAGAATGAAACAGAGAATTGCTGTTAGGAAATCTGGGAAATTTGGAGACACGCAGAACATTTTTCCTAAGgtgcagctgattgcccttggcACTTCACAGGGTTGGGCTAGAGAGTTATAA
- the C7H2orf76 gene encoding UPF0538 protein C2orf76 homolog isoform X2, protein MHVNDTMKIIHQAHKSKTGELVVSLEDDDKLILKEDSTLKAAGVGYDDENFVSYEWSLCSKILKKSSFFNKKWTRVNKGSMIAYATSPHFVRFKSVRRFEISCWHITLFQYPVWTRFARMKQRIAVRKSGKFGDTQNIFPKVQLIALGTSQGWAREL, encoded by the exons ATGCATGTGAATG ACACAATGAAGATTATTCACCAAGCACACAAATCTAAG ACTGGTGAACTTGTAGTGAGCTTGGAAGATGATGACAAACTGATTTTGAAAGAAGACAGTACGCTGAAAGCAGCTGGAGTAG GCTATGATGATGAAAATTTTGTAAGTTATGAGTGGAGTCTTTGTAGTAAAATCTTGAAGAAGTCCTCCTTCTTCAACAAGAAGTGGACAAGAGTAAACAAAGGAAGTATGATAGCATATGCCACTAGTCCTCATTTTGTACGGTTTAAATCAGTAAGAAGATTTGAAATCTCCTGTTGGCATATTACCTTGTTCCAATATCCAGTCTGGACAAGATTTGCTAGAATGAAACAGAGAATTGCTGTTAGGAAATCTGGGAAATTTGGAGACACGCAGAACATTTTTCCTAAGgtgcagctgattgcccttggcACTTCACAGGGTTGGGCTAGAGAGTTATAA